The Enterobacter huaxiensis sequence GTGATAGTCGCGCTCCAGCTTGCGCAGGCGACGGGTCAGGTTATCCATTTCCGCTTCACAGAAGGTCAGCGCTTTTTCCAGCTGATTACGCCGCGCACGGTTGTTACTGAGCTGGCTATGCAGTTCGTCACGACGAATACGCGCCCGTTCTTCGGCGCCGCTGTCAGCGCGAACGCCGATGTCCTGCAGCTCTTTTTGCAGATCGTTTAACAGCTCTTTCTTGGTGTCGAAGGAGCTTTTCAGCGAGGCCATGACCTGGCTGTACTGGCTCAGCTGTGCGGCGTGCGTTCGCATTGCTTCGCGAGCACGGGTACGTTCAGCTTCCGCCTGCTCAAGACGCTGGCGCAGCTTCTCATTCAGGTCGCTGTTACCGCTCAGCATTTCGGCTGAATCAGAGTAGCCAAAGTGGGCACGACGCTGTACCACTTCCGTCAGGGCAAACGCCTGCTGACGCGCGTCACGCTGCACCTGCTGCGACCAGGCATAATCTTCTTTTAACTGCTCGAACTGCTCCGGGTCGCTCTGAAGCACGGAGACAACCGGCTCCAGCTTCGCCAGCTGATTGCCGTGCTGCTGCACGAAACGCGCCGCTTCCTGAGCTTCATCCAGACGTTCCTGAATTTCATCCACGCGGTCAGCCAGCGTCTCATCTGCCAGCAGGTTCAGGCGCGGCAGAATGCGGTTAAGGGCAGCAACGCCCTCTTTCGCCTGCTCGAACTGGACGCGGCTCTGCTGGTTATCATTTTCATGATTGGCAATGGCGCGTTCCAGCTCACCGCGGCGGGTGGTGAGCTTGCGAATTTCCGCTTCCGGGTCAGCGTCAAAGGCGACGGCAAGATGGCTGCCGATAAAGCGGCTGAACGCCTGGTGCAGGCGCTGGGTTTTCTGTACGTCAAATGACAGCGTCGCGAAACGTTCGGACAGCGTTTCACGCTCGGCGTGCAGGCTTTCGATACGGTTTTCACGCGCGGCGCGGCCAAACAGCGGCAGTTCAGGGAAGCGAGAATAACGCCACTGACGATCGGCGATTTTCACCACCACCGCTTTTTCCAGCTCGTCGACGCTGAAGACGCTGTCGTCGAATGACTGCGGATCGCCTTCGATCAGATAGAGATCTTCAGGACAGTCTTCCAGCCCGGCAAGCTGCTCGGAAATCAGCGACAGATCCGGAACCACAATCGCGTTACGCGACGGTCCATACAGCGCAGAGAAGTACGGAGCATCATCCAGGCCAACATCGTCATAAATTTCGGACAGCAGTACGCCGCCGAAACGCTCCGCCAGGGTGTTCAGGCGGGCATCGTCTGCACCGCCCGGCTGGCTCAGGCGTTCAATTTCTTCGTCGACGTCACGTTTACGTGCGCCCACTTCGTCGCGCTCAACAATCACTTCGCGCTCGCGCTCAAGCAGCTGCTGCAGGTATTCCGTCACTTCCTGGCTGGACTCGAACTCTTCGCCACACTGCTCGCTGAGCTGGCTCAGGCTGCTTTGGGCTGCCAGCCAGACCGGCGCACGCTGCAATAACTTCTGCGAGCGGGACTGAAGCTGCTCCATCTCCTGACGCAGCGTCATACGCTGCTCGCTGGCGTTGGATACGGAATCAGACAGCGCGGCAATACGCGCTTCAAGCTCCTGATGCAGCGCCTCAAGCTCGTCGAAATCGTAATTTTTACCCTGACGCTTGCAGAATTCCGCCAGCAGACGCTCGGCTTCCTGCTGCTCGCGCAGGCGCTGCTCCAGCTCGTTGAGACGCATACGCAGCGGCTGAACCTGCTCGGCCAGATGACGCTGGTTCACACCGTCGCGCAGCAGCTCACGGGCAACGTTCCACGCTTCATTTCGCGCCAGCGGGCCATTGATCGCCACCACCAGCTGGTATGCCTGCTCAAACTGGCTGTGCGCCGTTTGCGCGACGCTCATTTTCTGTTCGAGCGACAGGAGTTTTTCGGTGGCTTCCTGCTCTTTGGCCTGGAAGGTATCCAGCCATTCGTCTGCGCTGTCCGGCGTTAAATCAGGAAGATGGCACAGCTCTTTGGCGCGCTGTAGCGCCTGCAGTGCCTGGGTATATTGAATCGCACGGGTCTGCTGCACGTCCAGCGCCTGCTGGTAGTCGGCAAGCTGGCTTTTCAGCTCATCCACTTCAAGCTCGGCGGCTTCGGCCCGGGCTTCGTTCTCTTCCTGCATGTCGGCGGCTTCAGCCACCACTTCATTTTGCTCTTCGAGACGAATTTGCAGCTCATCGAGGTCCGCTTCGTAGCGTTCGATTTTTTCCTGCTGACGCAGTGCGGTTTGCACAAGATTCAGGTGATCGCTCGCCGCCTGGTAATCGGCTTCCAGATCGCCCTCAGCGCCGTTGTGTTCGCCCAGCTCGCGGGCCATTTCAACGTGTTTATACTGCTCGGCCACCAGCTGCTTACGCGAGGTAAACAGCTCGCGACGATACTCTAACGCCTGATCGAGGTGGATGCGGCGCTCGTTGGCGTGGCGCATATAGTCCGCGGCCACGTAGTTGGTTGCTTCGCTGATCAGGTGTTTAAACAGGTCACGGTCAGACTGGGTAACGCGAATGGCTTCCAGCGTCATGCGGTTTTCACGCAGTGCCGCTTCCATATCCTGGAAGGCCTTACGCACGCCGCTATTTTCTGGCAACAGGTAGTCACGCAGCGAGCGGGTAATGGCGCTGGAGATACCGCCGTACAGGGACGCTTCAATCAGACGGTAGTATTTACTGCGGTCAGAGGCGCTACGCAGGCGACGTGCCACCACGCCCAGATCGAACATCAGGGAGTGGTAATCGGTAATCGAGTTAAACTGCTTGAACTGCACGCCTTCGATGGCTTCGAGCTTGTCTTTCAGCTCCTGAAGAGAGAGCACGCGCGCCTGACGGTCGTTCAGCGTTTCTGTCAGCAGGGATGTTGGCTGCACGGACGTTGGTAGCCCCTGGATTGCGAAGGGTTTGATATCCACTTTACGATCGCGACCGGCAACCTGCTGCAGACGCACACCCACTACCACACGCTGGTGACGTGAGTTGATCACGTCCAGCACCGAATAACAGACGCCGGCTTTGAGTTTACCGTGCAGGCCTTTATCGCGTGAGCCGCTTGTCGCGCCCGCCTCGGTAGTGTTTCGGAAGTGCAGCAGCGTCAGATCGGGGATTAACGCCGTGACAAATGCCGCCATGGTGGTGGATTTACCCGCACCGTTACCACCGGAGAGCGTCGTAACCAGCTCATCCAGATCGAAGGTTCGGGCAAAGAAACCGTTCCAGTTAATCAGCGTTAGTGAGCGAAATTTACCGCGTTCAATCATTACTCTTCCTCCCCGCTATCCGGCTGATTCTCGTCATGCTCATCATTGAGCAGCAAATGGTTTTCCACCGGCATCGCTTCACCGTCACGGATCATACGCAGCTGCGCTTCACGGGCGTCATCGCCCGCGCGCACGTCTGCGCCGAAGCGGAAAACGGATTCCGTAATACGGAATTTGCTGCTGTCGTGGCCCATAAACCAGACCATACCCAGGCGACGCAGGCGCGTCAGGGAAGAGCGAACTTTTTCCTGT is a genomic window containing:
- the mukB gene encoding chromosome partition protein MukB; the encoded protein is MIERGKFRSLTLINWNGFFARTFDLDELVTTLSGGNGAGKSTTMAAFVTALIPDLTLLHFRNTTEAGATSGSRDKGLHGKLKAGVCYSVLDVINSRHQRVVVGVRLQQVAGRDRKVDIKPFAIQGLPTSVQPTSLLTETLNDRQARVLSLQELKDKLEAIEGVQFKQFNSITDYHSLMFDLGVVARRLRSASDRSKYYRLIEASLYGGISSAITRSLRDYLLPENSGVRKAFQDMEAALRENRMTLEAIRVTQSDRDLFKHLISEATNYVAADYMRHANERRIHLDQALEYRRELFTSRKQLVAEQYKHVEMARELGEHNGAEGDLEADYQAASDHLNLVQTALRQQEKIERYEADLDELQIRLEEQNEVVAEAADMQEENEARAEAAELEVDELKSQLADYQQALDVQQTRAIQYTQALQALQRAKELCHLPDLTPDSADEWLDTFQAKEQEATEKLLSLEQKMSVAQTAHSQFEQAYQLVVAINGPLARNEAWNVARELLRDGVNQRHLAEQVQPLRMRLNELEQRLREQQEAERLLAEFCKRQGKNYDFDELEALHQELEARIAALSDSVSNASEQRMTLRQEMEQLQSRSQKLLQRAPVWLAAQSSLSQLSEQCGEEFESSQEVTEYLQQLLEREREVIVERDEVGARKRDVDEEIERLSQPGGADDARLNTLAERFGGVLLSEIYDDVGLDDAPYFSALYGPSRNAIVVPDLSLISEQLAGLEDCPEDLYLIEGDPQSFDDSVFSVDELEKAVVVKIADRQWRYSRFPELPLFGRAARENRIESLHAERETLSERFATLSFDVQKTQRLHQAFSRFIGSHLAVAFDADPEAEIRKLTTRRGELERAIANHENDNQQSRVQFEQAKEGVAALNRILPRLNLLADETLADRVDEIQERLDEAQEAARFVQQHGNQLAKLEPVVSVLQSDPEQFEQLKEDYAWSQQVQRDARQQAFALTEVVQRRAHFGYSDSAEMLSGNSDLNEKLRQRLEQAEAERTRAREAMRTHAAQLSQYSQVMASLKSSFDTKKELLNDLQKELQDIGVRADSGAEERARIRRDELHSQLSNNRARRNQLEKALTFCEAEMDNLTRRLRKLERDYHEMREQVVTAKAGWCAVMRMVKDNNVERRLHRRELAYLSGDELRSMSDKALGALRLAVADNEHLRDVLRMSEDPKRPERKIQFFVAVYQHLRERIRQDIIRTDDPVEAIEQMEIELGRLTEELTSREQKLAISSRSVANIIRKTIQREQNRIRQLNQGLQSVSFGQVNSVRLNVNVREAHSTLLDVLSEQHEQHQDLFNSNRLTFSEALAKLYQRLNPQIDMGQRTPQTIGEELLDYRNYLEMEVEVNRGSDGWLRAESGALSTGEAIGTGMSILVMVVQSWEDEARRLRGKDISPCRLLFLDEAARLDARSIATLFELCDRLDMQLIIAAPENISPEKGTTYKLVRKVFQNSEHVHVVGLRGFAPQPPESLPGTADAS